A single Amia ocellicauda isolate fAmiCal2 chromosome 9, fAmiCal2.hap1, whole genome shotgun sequence DNA region contains:
- the LOC136758407 gene encoding POTE ankyrin domain family member B-like: protein MFRFMNKKKQKNIIGKIHKAAARGNLSQLKKLGKKHGFNMLDEHNRTPLHLACVSGQEEVVAFLAERKAELDLCDDQHSTALMKAVQCGQQGCVAALLKHGADPNVMDVDGNTALHFAALVPSVALAAQLVRHGADIEARNKEGCTPLLLATAENHIRVVTLLHKKGAKINARDNSMRTPLMIAASNGFLPLVCILLSYGADASLEDSSGHTAEVLAAMHGHHGCSNRIMTYGTKSRPAQTPSHSKGQEAKLPGSLSRAWTLGGAALDSASDPSIEDAQAWDEVASLKLQLTVLQNKCHRVTHSLAEKTALLESAQRERDQAQAHLQALLREVMEPRHETSVPEESLAERLARAQLENQLLRQQLAAAQKQGLVHEKALAEEQERFRDSLAKMKADCDNYVQNVEDCNQALLSKNRKLRALLAKQQSKESEREVPCKTLPRRKAWAEEEGLSSEGKATDHSEVKSPVKMMQTEKKKTNYTDQQTSAASRTQGGGGSVQQTKPCATQTARLPREQAAIGVVRGSCHQGHERFGHNSGKQCVPNSFCSVIYSEVKSPEKWDSADLDAILQRGNKLYSKLQSTAAVKNTYTLVTELPGQLKVFGTSCTTSMGESVAGLLGGPSDSALSGIVLSLGDALQTTLTEFRACLVTFAGSTFAVIRGSRAFHVFDSHSRNENGMQIPDGTCVLITKNSIQEVTQHCVKLAESLNANKLSQFEITGLNVHVI, encoded by the exons ATGTTCCGTTTTATGAATAAGAAGAAGCAGAAAAATATTATCGGAAAGATACACAAAGCTGCCGCCAGGGGGAATCTGTCGCAGTTGAAAAAACTTGGAAAGAAGCATGGCTTCAATATGCTGGACGAACATAACAG AACACCCCTGCACCTGGCCTGCGTCTCTGGACAGGAGGAGGTCGTCGCTTTCCTGGCCGAGCGGAAGGCAGAGTTGGATCTGTGCGatgaccagcacagcactgcactgatgAAG GCGGTGCAGTGTGGGCAGCAGGGCTGCGTGGCGGCGCTCCTGAAACACGGAGCCGACCCCAACGTGATGGACGTGGACGGGAACACGGCCCTCCATTTCGCTGCCCTCGTCCCGTCTGTCGCTCTGGCTGCCCAGCTAGTGCGACACGGGGCAGACATTGAGGCCAGGAATAAG GAAGGCTGCACCCCGCTGCTCCTGGCCACCGCGGAGAACCACATCCGCGTGGTCACCCTGCTGCACAAGAAAGGGGCCAAGATCAACGCCAGGGACAACTCAATGAG GACGCCGCTGATGATAGCTGCCAGCAACGGCTTCCTGCCCTTGGTCTGCATCCTGTTGAGCTACGGTGCGGACGCATCGCTGGAGGACAGCAGTGGACACACTGCTGAGGTCCTCGCAGCGATGCATGGACACCACGG CTGCTCAAATCGCATCATGACCTATGGGACCAAGAGCAGACCTGCGCAGACTCCGTCACACAGCAAGGGACAGGAGGCCAAGCTCCCTGGCAGCCTGAGCAGAGCATGGACGCTGGGAGGGGCAGCTCTCGACAGTGCCAGTGACCCCAGCATTGAAGACGCACAGGCATGGGATGAG GTTGCGTCTCTGAAGCTGCAGCTGACCGTCTTGCAGAACAAGTGCCACCGGGTCACCCACTCCCTTGCAGAGAAGACCGCTCTCCTGGAGAGCGcgcagcgagagagagaccaaGCCCAGGCACACCTGCAGGCCCTGCTGCGAGAGGTGATGGAGCCACGGCACGAGACCTCAGTTCCAGAGGAGAGTCTGGCAGAGAGACTGGCCCGGGCACAGTTGGAGAACCAGCTCCTGCGCCAGCAGCTGGCAGCAGCTCAGAAACAGGGCCTGGTGCACGAGAAGGCCCTGGCCGAGGAGCAGGAGCGGTTCAGAGACAGTCTGGCCAAGATGAAGGCCGACTGTGACAACTATGTCCAGAATGTGGAAGACTGCAACCAGGCCCTCCTCAGCAAGAACCGGAAGCTGCGGGCCCTTCTCGCCAAGCAGCAGAGCAAGGAGTCGGAGAGAGAG GTGCCATGTAAGACTCTGCCTCGGAGGAAGGCATGGGCAGAGGAGGAGGGCCTCTCCTCGGAAGGTAAAGCGACTGACCACAGCGAAGTTAAGTCTCCTGTTAAAATGATGCagacagagaaaaagaaaaccaattaCACTGACCAGCAAACGAGCGCGGCGAGCAGAACTCAAGGTGGAGGCGGTTCTGTGCAGCAGACAAAGCCGTGTGCGACACAGACCGCACGTCTCCCCAGAGAGCAGGCGGCCATCGGCGTCGTGCGCGGCAGCTGTCACCAGGGCCACGAGCGCTTTGGGCACAACAGCGGGAAGCAGTGTGTGCCCAACAGCTTCTGTTCAGTAATATACAGCGAAGTGAAGAGCCCCGAGAAGTGGGATAGTGCTGACCTGGACGCTATCCTGCAGCGCGGGAACAAGCTGTACTCCAAGCTGCAGAGCACTGCTGCAGTGAAAAACACGTATACATTAGTTACTGAACTTCCAGGTCAGCTGAAAGTGTTTGGCACCAGCTGCACCACATCGATGGGCGAGTCGGTGGCCGGGCTGCTGGGCGGTCCCAGTGACAGTGCTTTATCTGGGATAGTGTTGTCCCTGGGCGACGCTCTGCAGACAACGCTGACTGAGTTCAGAGCTTGTCTCGTCACGTTTGCAGGATCGACGTTTGCCGTGATACGTGGAAGCAGGGCATTCCACGTGTTCGACTCTCATTCGAGAAATGAGAACGGCATGCAAATCCCAGACGGAACCTGTGTGCTGATCACAAAGAACAGCATACAGGAGGTGACGCAGCACTGTGTCAAACTGGCTGAGTCCCTGAACGCAAATAAGCTCAGCCAGTTTGAGATCACTGGACTGAATGTTCATGTAATCTAA